From one Phycodurus eques isolate BA_2022a chromosome 6, UOR_Pequ_1.1, whole genome shotgun sequence genomic stretch:
- the tmem192 gene encoding transmembrane protein 192 isoform X1 produces MSHVTNTDKSHILQAGSSVDMTRSEEESLVDGPLISADALHAAIRREFRTVPTACHAVLLSLLHVVYVALSVCMAVMCVLKLGQEEVCASILGPVRGDSAVVFGKAVLWVLVLVFTCCAQHHHSRTRSRGYLRFYRRTSRLKQLPLAVHSTGNVTLLVVMAARLSATLHTYILISVLALELLVALPCLICYTVKVMIFNAERAPPDVSQEEHLHNFSVASLPMETGFREVSYLEEVVEKQADLIEYLKQHNSLLSRRLLNLTAQH; encoded by the exons ATGAGTCACGTGACAAACACCGACAAGTCCCACATTTTG CAGGCAGGGTCTTCGGTGGACATGACGCGCAGCGAGGAGGAGTCCCTGGTGGACGGGCCGCTCATTTCAGCTGACGCCCTCCACGCCGCCATCAGGAGAGAGTTCCGCACCGTGCCCACCGCCTGCCACGCCGTTCTGCTGTCTCTGCTACAT GTGGTTTACGTGGCCCTGTCTGTGTGCATGGCTGTGATGTGCGTGTTGAAGCTCGGCCAGGAGGAGGTATGTGCCAGCATCCTGGGCCCCGTGCGGGGTGACAGCGCGGTGGTCTTCGGCAAGGCGGTCCTGTGGGTTCTGGTTCTGGTGTTCACCTGCTGCGCACAGCACCACCACAGCCGGACCCGCAGCAGAGGCTACCTACGTTTCTACAGAAGGACCAGCAGACTCAAGCAGCTGCCTCTCGCGGTGCACTCCACAG GGAATGTGACGCTGTTGGTCGTCATGGCAGCACGACTATCAGCCACTCTGCACACCTACATACTGATCAGTGTCTTGGCCTTGGAGCTACTTGTGGCATTGCCCTGCCTCATCTGTTACACAG TCAAAGTGATGATCTTCAATGCGGAGCGAGCCCCGCCCGACGTCAGCCAGGAAGAACACTTGCACAACTTCAGTGTTGCGAGCCTGCCCATGGAGACGGGATTCAG AGAGGTGTCCTACCTGGAGGAGGTGGTGGAGAAGCAGGCAGACCTGATCGAGTACCTGAAGCAGCACAACAGCTTACTGAGCAGGAGGCTGCTAAACCTCACCGCTCAACACTGA
- the tmem192 gene encoding transmembrane protein 192 isoform X4: MSHVTNTDKSHILQAGSSVDMTRSEEESLVDGPLISADALHAAIRREFRTVPTACHAVLLSLLHVVYVALSVCMAVMCVLKLGQEEVCASILGPVRGDSAVVFGKAVLWVLVLVFTCCAQHHHSRTRSRGYLRFYRRTSRLKQLPLAVHSTVKVMIFNAERAPPDVSQEEHLHNFSVASLPMETGFREVSYLEEVVEKQADLIEYLKQHNSLLSRRLLNLTAQH; encoded by the exons ATGAGTCACGTGACAAACACCGACAAGTCCCACATTTTG CAGGCAGGGTCTTCGGTGGACATGACGCGCAGCGAGGAGGAGTCCCTGGTGGACGGGCCGCTCATTTCAGCTGACGCCCTCCACGCCGCCATCAGGAGAGAGTTCCGCACCGTGCCCACCGCCTGCCACGCCGTTCTGCTGTCTCTGCTACAT GTGGTTTACGTGGCCCTGTCTGTGTGCATGGCTGTGATGTGCGTGTTGAAGCTCGGCCAGGAGGAGGTATGTGCCAGCATCCTGGGCCCCGTGCGGGGTGACAGCGCGGTGGTCTTCGGCAAGGCGGTCCTGTGGGTTCTGGTTCTGGTGTTCACCTGCTGCGCACAGCACCACCACAGCCGGACCCGCAGCAGAGGCTACCTACGTTTCTACAGAAGGACCAGCAGACTCAAGCAGCTGCCTCTCGCGGTGCACTCCACAG TCAAAGTGATGATCTTCAATGCGGAGCGAGCCCCGCCCGACGTCAGCCAGGAAGAACACTTGCACAACTTCAGTGTTGCGAGCCTGCCCATGGAGACGGGATTCAG AGAGGTGTCCTACCTGGAGGAGGTGGTGGAGAAGCAGGCAGACCTGATCGAGTACCTGAAGCAGCACAACAGCTTACTGAGCAGGAGGCTGCTAAACCTCACCGCTCAACACTGA
- the tmem192 gene encoding transmembrane protein 192 isoform X3, producing MESEGTYYAAGSSVDMTRSEEESLVDGPLISADALHAAIRREFRTVPTACHAVLLSLLHVVYVALSVCMAVMCVLKLGQEEVCASILGPVRGDSAVVFGKAVLWVLVLVFTCCAQHHHSRTRSRGYLRFYRRTSRLKQLPLAVHSTGNVTLLVVMAARLSATLHTYILISVLALELLVALPCLICYTVKVMIFNAERAPPDVSQEEHLHNFSVASLPMETGFREVSYLEEVVEKQADLIEYLKQHNSLLSRRLLNLTAQH from the exons ATGGAGTCAGAGGGAACCTATTATGCT GCAGGGTCTTCGGTGGACATGACGCGCAGCGAGGAGGAGTCCCTGGTGGACGGGCCGCTCATTTCAGCTGACGCCCTCCACGCCGCCATCAGGAGAGAGTTCCGCACCGTGCCCACCGCCTGCCACGCCGTTCTGCTGTCTCTGCTACAT GTGGTTTACGTGGCCCTGTCTGTGTGCATGGCTGTGATGTGCGTGTTGAAGCTCGGCCAGGAGGAGGTATGTGCCAGCATCCTGGGCCCCGTGCGGGGTGACAGCGCGGTGGTCTTCGGCAAGGCGGTCCTGTGGGTTCTGGTTCTGGTGTTCACCTGCTGCGCACAGCACCACCACAGCCGGACCCGCAGCAGAGGCTACCTACGTTTCTACAGAAGGACCAGCAGACTCAAGCAGCTGCCTCTCGCGGTGCACTCCACAG GGAATGTGACGCTGTTGGTCGTCATGGCAGCACGACTATCAGCCACTCTGCACACCTACATACTGATCAGTGTCTTGGCCTTGGAGCTACTTGTGGCATTGCCCTGCCTCATCTGTTACACAG TCAAAGTGATGATCTTCAATGCGGAGCGAGCCCCGCCCGACGTCAGCCAGGAAGAACACTTGCACAACTTCAGTGTTGCGAGCCTGCCCATGGAGACGGGATTCAG AGAGGTGTCCTACCTGGAGGAGGTGGTGGAGAAGCAGGCAGACCTGATCGAGTACCTGAAGCAGCACAACAGCTTACTGAGCAGGAGGCTGCTAAACCTCACCGCTCAACACTGA
- the tmem192 gene encoding transmembrane protein 192 isoform X2: MESEGTYYAQAGSSVDMTRSEEESLVDGPLISADALHAAIRREFRTVPTACHAVLLSLLHVVYVALSVCMAVMCVLKLGQEEVCASILGPVRGDSAVVFGKAVLWVLVLVFTCCAQHHHSRTRSRGYLRFYRRTSRLKQLPLAVHSTGNVTLLVVMAARLSATLHTYILISVLALELLVALPCLICYTVKVMIFNAERAPPDVSQEEHLHNFSVASLPMETGFREVSYLEEVVEKQADLIEYLKQHNSLLSRRLLNLTAQH; the protein is encoded by the exons ATGGAGTCAGAGGGAACCTATTATGCT CAGGCAGGGTCTTCGGTGGACATGACGCGCAGCGAGGAGGAGTCCCTGGTGGACGGGCCGCTCATTTCAGCTGACGCCCTCCACGCCGCCATCAGGAGAGAGTTCCGCACCGTGCCCACCGCCTGCCACGCCGTTCTGCTGTCTCTGCTACAT GTGGTTTACGTGGCCCTGTCTGTGTGCATGGCTGTGATGTGCGTGTTGAAGCTCGGCCAGGAGGAGGTATGTGCCAGCATCCTGGGCCCCGTGCGGGGTGACAGCGCGGTGGTCTTCGGCAAGGCGGTCCTGTGGGTTCTGGTTCTGGTGTTCACCTGCTGCGCACAGCACCACCACAGCCGGACCCGCAGCAGAGGCTACCTACGTTTCTACAGAAGGACCAGCAGACTCAAGCAGCTGCCTCTCGCGGTGCACTCCACAG GGAATGTGACGCTGTTGGTCGTCATGGCAGCACGACTATCAGCCACTCTGCACACCTACATACTGATCAGTGTCTTGGCCTTGGAGCTACTTGTGGCATTGCCCTGCCTCATCTGTTACACAG TCAAAGTGATGATCTTCAATGCGGAGCGAGCCCCGCCCGACGTCAGCCAGGAAGAACACTTGCACAACTTCAGTGTTGCGAGCCTGCCCATGGAGACGGGATTCAG AGAGGTGTCCTACCTGGAGGAGGTGGTGGAGAAGCAGGCAGACCTGATCGAGTACCTGAAGCAGCACAACAGCTTACTGAGCAGGAGGCTGCTAAACCTCACCGCTCAACACTGA